tatatgctAGTTGAGGATTATAAATTTCTGATAGAATGTTAGTTAGTAGTTAAAGTTGTGTAGGATTATGAATTTCTGATAGAATGTTGGTTAGTAGTCAAAGTTGTATTATAAAAGTTGAGAATTAGGATAATAGGAACGCATCTGATGTCGTATTTTAGGTTCGAAAAAATATCTCCCGGGTAGTTGAGTGACCGTCGTGAAAGTTGCGAATTCGAATTGAAGACTAGCATATTTGAGTAGTATCGCATTTTAGATGGGAGAAAAATATCTCTTTAAGTAGCTCAGTAGTGTTGCATTTTATTTGGAAAAGGCTTCTCCACTTCCTCTCATGtgttaataaaatatcatactaGCTATGTTGTTGACTTGTAGGTGAGGAGTAGGATAAAAAGTTAGTACATAGTCGAAATGTGTTATGGTTTATAAGGTTAGTTGATAGTTGAGTAGTGGTGTCAattaatgaacaaaaaaataaaaggttgaCTAGGTTAGTAGATAATCGAGTAGTGGTGTCAATTAATGGACAAAAAGAATAAAGGGTCGACTAGGTTAGTAGATTGTCGAGTAATGGAGTCAATTAATGGACGAAAAGAATAAAGGATCGACTAGATTAGTAGATAGTCGAGTAGTGGTATCAATGTGTCATGATCAAGGTCAGTTGATAGGCGAGTAGGTTAGTAGATAGTCGAGCAGTGGTGTTGATTGATGGACAAAAAGAATAAAGGATCGAGTAGGTTAGTAGATAGTCGAGCAGTTGTGTCGATTGGTCAGTAGATAGGCGAGTAGGTTAGTAGATAGTCGAGCGGTGGTGTTGATTGATGGACAAAAAGAATAAAGGATCGAGTAGGTTAGTAGATAGTCGAGCAGTGATGTCGATTGATGGACAAAAAGAATAAAGGATCGAGTAGGTTAGTAGATAGTCGAGCAGTGGTGTCGATTGATGgacaaaaagaataaaaggGGCATTCCGAGAATTGAACTCGGGACCTCTCGCACCCTAAGCGAGAATCATACCACTAGACCAAATGCCCTTCTTGACACTGTTGCACttaaccaaaatattttttataatattgtttACACTAAACAAACAAAACTACCACCTCTAACAAAATGGATTCATTTTTGGTTGGTTTCATaagctgttttttttttcactcaCAAAGTTTTATTGTTTTCCGAGTGAAATACATGTCCAAACACAATTTCGACtttcaaatatcatttttcaaattcaacattgaaataCTCTTTCTTCCAAATTTCAACCAAATATATGTCCAAACGCTTAGTAAGACAAATCAAATCTTCATATAATACTGCTTGGTATTTACCATTCACAATCCGTGGAATGACACAAAACAAATATCATATTCAAAAATGGAGGATTTCCATGTTCAAAGAGGGGGGAAAACATGATCCTGAAATCTACAGAATGAAAGATACCAATAAACCAAATACATTTTATCATTCTACATGTGATAGAACAAACGAGCGTAAACAGTCACCCCTAAGACTCCGCTCGAGGTACAGGCTCTTGCAAAAAATTTCCAAGTAGCCTTTGGTCAAGAACCATGTTGGGCACCTGAAAATCACATTTTTGTGTAAGCACAGAGTGCCGTAAGGCGTAAACTCAAGAGAGGTGATGAAGATAGATGTAATAAGAAGATGAGCCTTGCCTTATTTCCAAAGAAAATTTTCGAGTTATTGGCTATAGCTTCAATGAATCGCAATTCTAGAAATTCTGGAGTAAGCTTTAGCTTGTTTGCTTCTGCTTCTTTCATTGTTCTGGAAAATTCCAGACATGGTAATTAAAAGTTAGTATGCATATTTTCGCTCCTCATTAAATAGGCGATAAGTTTAGAGAATTCACCGATAGTAAGATGCATCTGCCAGGCTCTTTTCACGAGCTAggtacattgagtttgaaatttCCTCTTGTTTCCTAGCACTGTCTTTTTCCATCAACTTCTGTTCCATTTGGATCTTACTAACATGAGCATTTCTTTCAGCTTCACTAATTGCTATCTTTTTCTGAGTCTCTGCTTCCTTCTCAGCAACTCTTTGTCTCTCTACTGCAATCAAGACCTGTAACACATCATTGATACACAGATGGATTACTAATTAAGTCACTGTTAATCATAGCCCAAATATCTGCATCAGAAGGAACTAACAATGCAACAATGGCACATTGGGGAACACGTTGATGGTCAGTACTCAATAGCTGTAATTATAATGATTGGGTGAGAGTAACAACAACACAAAGAAACCTCTCGGggattgtttttctttttcttttcattttttttttctgttgtgtgtgtgtgtggggggggNNNNNNNNNNNNNNNNNNNNNNNNNNNNNNNGGGGGGGGGGGGAGATAGGCACAAGTTTGTCACTTCTCAGATGGTGGAAAACAAATCATTGAGTTCagacaaaaagaagaagcaGAATTCTCCACTTAATACCTTGGTGCGCTCCTGTTCCATGTTCTCAAAATTTCGTCTTATGCTCTCTGGGATGCTGGGTTTTGTAATACGTACACTGAGAATCTCAATACCTGGAGCATATCGTGTGCAGTCAGCCTGAAGTGcatctttcattttttcatcGATCTGGAAATGTTGTGGCAGACACCTTGTCAATACTATTAACAATAATGTCGGCTAAATTAACTTTGCtgtatttttgttttagaaCCCCGGAGAATGTAAATAATCAGACAATTCGTTGCCTTAGAAGGCATATCATGGATTTTAAGCATGGAAGTAGAGCATGTCTAAGTGCGGAAAGCATACTGAGCAGGTAAAACCAGAAACAGTAAAAGACACATGGAACAGCACAAACACCAGAAGAAACAGAAAAGGATGATTCATTAGTATTGACTACAGAACTGGCAGACCATCAGTATATAAGTGGCCAAGAAGACTCTTACCTGATCAAACATGTCGATATAAACTTGTTGAAGGCTGTGAGCACTGCAGAACTGATTGATCTCATGGTGGATCTTGTCGTATATCCATGTATTATCATAATTGACCCCATAATTCAGCAGAGTATCGTACACGTGGTCCTTCCGAAGGCGGTTAACAACCTGAAAGCACATGAAACAAATAAGATGACAATGTGTTCCTGCATATAATTACGCAATACCCACAAGGTAGATAGTTTACTTCTATTTTCTCAAAGTTGATCATCACGCCTCCTTTGGTTCCGCAAGGAATATCTCTCACCTGCATTTACCACATGATCCAGAGATATCGTTGACACTATTCTTAATCAGGGTTTATATTACTAAAAACTCATGCTGCTAGAAACTCAGGATCTCAGatattttgagataaaaaacCTTACAAATATAAAAACAGAAAGGAAATGTTACCAGATCTGTTTGAAGAGTAACTTGAATGGGTTCAAACTGAGTTATAAAGGGCAGTTTCAAATGAAAACCTACACATTTAAACATACATGTTTGGTCAACAATAGACTTCAAAATAAGGAGATACCGCACAAAAATGCAAATGACCATCTAGACAAAGCACCATATCACCTGGATCAGTTATTGTATTTAAAAGGGCACCTCCTCTCCAATAGACTCCAACATGACCTTCCGGCACTTGGTGTAAAATGGATACACTATTATTTAATGTTGAAATAGAAGGAGCCACAACCTGCAAATGATTTTAAGATGTCTCGGTTATACCTTCCATAAAAAGAAAGATGTCTCACTTCTAATAACTCACATCCCCAACATGTAAGTCACAGTTACTCTACCCAAGTCCTATTATCAAGTTACTCAACAGTACAGATGCAACACAATTGAAGATTGCATACTAAAGCATTAGGCTATTGCCGAGTTTCAGTGTCAAGCAATTGCAAGTAAAAACCCAAGACAAGTATATCTTTTTTTGAGAAACCCAAGACAAGtatatctaaaaataatcaaacaacAGTTTCACAGGAAAGGCGacttaaacttttttttgttattgggACAAACACTAGAAAAGTACGACGACTAATCCTAGAACATTTAAAAACAATATAGAATTTCGTCAAAACTGAGAAGTGTGCTAGGTTCTGAGCATTAATGCAGCAAACATTATCCTGCTGGCAAAGGTTGTCTAGAACAACCAGCACAATCACAATTATTCTGAGGTGATGTTTGGTTACGATTAGTGGAGAAATGTCTCCACATAAAACTTAACACTGTCAAATACAAGATTAACAATGTCTGGTTTCAGTTTTCCTTTCCACATAAAACTCAGGATTCGTTTAAGCAATAGCTTGTTTTTTCCTCACCAAGTCATGTATCGGATAACTCTACCCACCAAGCTAAGCAGAAGAAATCACCAAATTTTTCCCCCCAAACTGAATTCGAGACCTGGTCCTCGTTACAATTTATGACCACCGTCACACCCTGAACACCACACTACTAAGAGCCCGTTTGGATGGACTTATAAGCTTATGGCTTATAAGCATAAGCCATAAGTTAGGAATCCTAACCAATGTCTTTTGacttgtttttgttattttagcttaAAAACAAGTGCAAAGGCACTTTTTTATATCATCCCAATGCTACAAAAATGCTATAAAGCACCTAAaataagccaatccaaacaggTTCTAATACTTCTATAGCTCATATATCAAATACTGTAATCTAGTCagtctttcttttaccctaaaaAAGCAATTCAATCAAAACCACTACATCACCAACATCCTACTCCACTTAGAAAAGCGAACAAatcatttttcctatttttcgTAGAATCATCTGATTTCATTCGTTCTCAATAGCCACGAGATGATCATCTTAAGTGATCCTTTTGTCGACCGATGCTCTTATTACAGATCTTAGATTGGTTTAACTTAAGCAGATAATCCACTTAAGCTTAAAAAAAAAGGCATTTCGAGAACCATAGAATGGATTAAACTGAAAAGTCTACTCTATAGTAGTCAAAGCCATTATCAAACACTATTAACACTATTGATCAAGCACCAGGTGCACAAATacaattaatgtaataaacacAATTATCAAGCACTATGCACTCCACATGTTAAACACAAATcaataatcaaaacaaaaataaattcatacttAAAGAAATCAATAGATAATTTAGAAGCagtatattgatatttttaggGATAAAAGTTGATTCACCAATGCGAAAATGGAGATGAAAGCAACGAGCACAGTGAGAATAGGAGTGAAGTCTCCGCCGCCATCCCCGCCGGCGCCGGACCTTGGGCGAGCTGGAACACCTTGTTGTCTCTGCTGTTGCTGCGCATCCATGgcggattattttattttattttttgctttcttAGCACTccaaaatagaatttatatttttgtctaattcaaataaataaatatctttttctCGGTAAACGGAAGAACTATAAATAAATTCAGATTTTTAGGCACGTTTGGGCGTAGATTTCTCAAATAATATGTgaaaaaattttgataaatagtgTTTGTCcatataatttatcattatttgattaatatttttgacaaatattccaaatttccaaatactagtttttttcCAGTATTTGAGTCAAATCACATTATTTGGAAtcctttgaaaattaaaattttactcaaaacttttattttttataaaaacaccCTCTATAGTAATTATTTGCATTGtgttacataattttttacgcGAACACCAAAGTAGTGAAAAAATATTCCGTGAatattaaatgatgatatgtttgttgatgaaaatgatgaacaatcgACTTAGGATAACAATGTCACGTGCATTgtctacttcacgatgtatgGAATGATGTTTGTTGCACTTACTCCAAACTACCACATTACTTTAGTTTCATggacactatttgttattgCTGCAACGACGATttaattgacttgtaatacaaatttatagttagttttcatagtttttaaaacttatggatatgaatcatatttttctaaaaatgtgtAATATATTTTTCGAACACTATGGtcaaacacatggtgaaatttcttccaaattttcatccaaataatatttaccaaaaatatttgaaaatttatgataaaacgCTAACTTAATGTGTTAAAGTTAGTGATTCTAAAATAATACATCAAACGAAttttaaaaggaataaaaaatttaaatcaaaagtaTTGAGTTCGATTAAATTCGTCACATGCTCTTTGATATGCTCTTTGATTCCACCCTGAAAATTGTCAAGTGCTAGTGACATAATAGTATATGTTGtaacaaagaaataaaatgttaatatttaagacttttaaatacaaaaaaaattgttaattaccATTTATTAGAATGTTTATTACGATTATCGAAAAGTGAAGATTGATTACACATCAAATCGTGGTGATATTTTAGattggataaaaaattatttcgtCAATAATATTATCTGATGTGAAATGCGTAATAACTAATTACAACTCCCACACCATCGCTAGCCAATATCATTCTCAACCGACATTCATAATAACCATAGCTAGCTATTATCATCACCAATCACATTTTAatgatacaaatattaaattaatttgagacTGACATGAATGGACCCGAACCGAAATCAACAATTGGGTTTGAACCAATGATAACGAATGGGCCAGTGGAAAAATTGCATAAGAGCCTGAAGCAAAAGGAGCCCAACACCATCTTAGATGGAGTCCGGAGTCTAAATGgtgaaaatattaacaaaaattttaaaatagtatatgaaatgtttttaaaccaaaacggtaaaatcatATGCGAAGttaagcaaaatcgctgctatagcagcgatttgtataatttgtttttttttaaaaaaaaattacaacaaatcgctgccaaggcagaaGTTGCATCACctttttaaataacatttaattcatatccatattttttttcaaaggtAAGAAGAGGCAAAGGGCACTAAAAGAGTGGTGCAAGAACAAAAAACACAACTTATTGCCCAACAATAGCAACGTTTCATCatgtaaattatgaaatttgaatttttaaaactatttttaatgtaaagtttttttaatatagttggttgattatatgaattttaaatttattgataagggttcaattttttatcttataaacagaaaattaagattttaattttatgtgatttgaattttataatgaCGATTTTAGGTGATAATTGTTTTCTAATTCAATAGctctatatataaattataataatatgtaCGACTTgtctacttaaaaaaaaattacgtaaaatctctgcactggcagcgatttatttttaaaaaatcgtcAATCGCTTCCTtgcttcaaaaatttaaaaaaattaagtaaattgGTAAATcgctaaaaattaaaaaaaaaatgctgCCTTTACagtgatttattaaaaaaaaatatttacaaaatcgCAGcctttgtaaattttttttttaaaaaaagcaaatTGTACAAAACGCTGCTATAGCTGCGATTTTGCTTAACTCCGGCGGACAAAATCGCTACTTCGTAAGCAATTTTAtcgttttgttttaaaaaaaaatttcatatactattttaatttttttattaatatttttcaccTTTTATGCTTCGGACTCATCTTACATGGCTATATTTGAGATTCAGATAAGAGTGTTATCTAGTAAATTTATAACTATAGTATATTAATTGCAAAATAAATTAGtctatttcaataattttattgtaatcattaattttgatagtgatATTGAACTATATACTAAGTATGTAATTAACTAAGTTATAAACATAAGTGATAAGACACAagtatttttgaattatatttgaaatttcaatcATATCTAGTAAATTTATAACTATAGTATAATAATTGCAATATAAATTAGtctatttcaataattttattgtaatcattaattttgatagtgatATTGAACTATCTCCTAAGTATGTAATTAACTAAGTTATAAACATAAATGATAAGACATAagtatttttgaattatattcGAAATTTCAATCATACACCTAAATAGAAAGGACTAGTCTTTGTTATCCTTCCTACTACCTTggtttatattaattatttcatatttcgATCGTAATAAGATATTAcaataatttagatatttaaattaaaaattttcaaattgataTGTATTCAGATTCAAACGtgttaaatttattgtaaacaaATTAGTCCTTTGTATCTTAAGAGACCTTTTGGATTGACTTAGAAATtaacttttaagttaaaaataaaaagttaaacttaaatgacttttaagttaaaaataaaaagtaggagAAATCTATTTTtggtttttaacttattttaagttatttatatcCTTGTCAactattttctaatttattttaagttatttttgacaattttaaattatttttatatttgtcaaatactttcagaaatcaaaaattaatttaaaagtagATTTAACGGATTAAATCGAATGCATTACACGAGTTATGGTGCTACCCTATACCTTAGCCACCTAGAATTTAGCAAGAGTAGCTTAGGGTTGCAAATTGCAATAACTATTAATTTCAAACTTATTATTGGTGTTTGATACGTAAGCAcaagatatttttaaatatttgtatataatttatatggATATTATACACAATTAAAAATCACTTATTTTTACTGAGAAATGTTCATGAGttattcatataaatatttctatTGAATCAGTGAGAAAACGAAATTTTGAAAGCTTCCCTATATTTAAAAGAGAATTATTTCTCACCATGAGTTTTCCTAGTGAGTTGGTTCGATG
The window above is part of the Solanum pennellii chromosome 5, SPENNV200 genome. Proteins encoded here:
- the LOC107018661 gene encoding erlin-2-B — protein: MDAQQQQRQQGVPARPRSGAGGDGGGDFTPILTVLVAFISIFALVVAPSISTLNNSVSILHQVPEGHVGVYWRGGALLNTITDPGFHLKLPFITQFEPIQVTLQTDLVRDIPCGTKGGVMINFEKIEVVNRLRKDHVYDTLLNYGVNYDNTWIYDKIHHEINQFCSAHSLQQVYIDMFDQIDEKMKDALQADCTRYAPGIEILSVRITKPSIPESIRRNFENMEQERTKVLIAVERQRVAEKEAETQKKIAISEAERNAHVSKIQMEQKLMEKDSARKQEEISNSMYLAREKSLADASYYRTMKEAEANKLKLTPEFLELRFIEAIANNSKIFFGNKVPNMVLDQRLLGNFLQEPVPRAES